The Pristiophorus japonicus isolate sPriJap1 chromosome 8, sPriJap1.hap1, whole genome shotgun sequence genomic sequence ACTTCATCTATAGAAAGACAAATTTGCAATAGTCGTAGCTCAGTTGGTACAATTCTGTCACGGTTAAAATTCAAAAGTAAGCTGATTCTGTAGAAGACAATTATCTGGGAGGCTACTATGCCTCAACTACCCGGTTTTAGTAGGGATAACCATGATCGCTGTCCGGTGATCCCTACTGGAAAGTGGAGGTGCATGGAAACAGAATTGGGCTGGGTTGATTCCTCCCATAGCTGAATAGTCTGGGATAACTTGCTAAGCGTGGATGGTGTCAGTGGTGGGGACTGTGCCACCTAAGGAGTGATGATGGCTTCAGAAGAGGGAAACAAACAAAAATAAGCACAGTGTAGAAGTGGGCTAGACTTTATAGTCAAACACGTATATAAAGAATGTCCAGatactctgacgaagggtcattgacccgaaacattaaccctgtttgtctctccacagatgctgccctgacctgttgagtatttccagcattttctgttttttagtcCACGTACTGTTTTCTAAGCCGATTGCTGCTGGAGATAACTTCACCTCAACACCAGAAAGCTGCCCAAAGCATGGCGTGCAACCACGGGCAACAATGGACAAGTTCGTGATTAAGCAATGGAAGAACTCTGAAAACCACAAATCTGAGCGGTGTGAAATAAAATGGCAGATGGAAAAAGACCTGGTGAATTCGGGCGATGAAGGAGCCGAGAGTCCTCGGAAGAAATTGAAAAGCGATACAGGAGGAGGCGCAGCGACAGAACCGCTACCCCTCCTCGCTGAGCAGGAAGCGGTGAGAGGCGCTGAATATTCCTGGAGGCGAATTAGAGCCGAGGGCCTGGATTGTGATTATACCAAATTATTCACCAAATCCGAGGCAGATGAAATATTCGTGCAATTGGAGAAAGAGCTGGAGTATTTTTCAggtactgattgagggaatggggagGGTAGAATTTACAGAAGCACAGTTCCCTCTAAACAAAAATGTAAATTCTGGCCTCTGCCTTACTGAGCAGCGATCCCGGCTCACCCACAGGGCGGCTGTTGTTTTTCGAACTAGTTGGACCAGAAAAGTTGGCATTTAtatattggatttatatagcgcctttcacgaccaccggacgtttccaagcgctttacagccaatgaaatacttttggaatgtagtcactgttgtaatggggcacaacctcaaaatacgggggagccaatttaaaaccgagttgagaaggaatttcttctcccagagggttgtgaatctctggaattctctgcccaaggaagcagttgaggctagcttattgaatgtattcaaatcacagatagatagatttttaaccaataagggaattaagggttacggggagcgggcaggaatgtggagctgagtccacggccagatcagccatgatcttgttgaatggcggagcaggctcgaggggctagatggcctactcctgttcctaattcttatgttcttataatgttagaaatgcagcagccaacctgcgcacagcaagctcccacaaacagcaatgtggtaatgaccagataatctgtttttgttatgttgatttgagggataaatattggcccaagacactGGGTATataactcctgctcttctttgaaatagtgccattggatcttttacatctgcctgagaaggcagatgggaccttgatttaacgtcttatgtgaaagatggcacctccggcactccctcagcactatattagatttttttttttgtgctcaagtccctggagtgatactcgaacccacaaccttctgactccgaggcaaaggTGCTGCCCATTGCGCCACAGCTGACCCTGACTCATTTTTTGTTTGACAAGCAGAACTGCTTCTACTTGAACCAGATCTGTTCTGACTCCCAGTGCTGCGTTTACATTGTAGGGCAGATCACacaggaggaaggccattcggcccatctaaatTTGTCCATCCAGAATTATTCCAGGGTTTTCTCCCACTACTCTCTCTCTTGAGGCCCATTCCATACACTGAAGAATTTCCTGAGATCAGTCCTGTGTTCCCTTGTCTCAGTCACAATTTAGTTTAAAGTAATATTTCAGATTTATCTTTTCCATTTTTAATTAACCATCTCATCACATCACTTCTCTGAAACCGCCTTTTGCGGGTTGAAAAGTAGACAGAAAAAcccttcccattggcagaagggtcgagaactagaggacacagatttaaagtgatgggCAGAAGAACCataggcgaaatgaggaaaaacctttttactcagcgagtggttaggatctggaatgcatggcctgaaagggaattggatcagtacctgaaggaaaaaatattggatcagtacctgaaggaaaaaaacttcAGTGTTacggggactagctgaagtgctcttgcagagagccagcacgggctcaacaggccaaatagcctccttctgtgctgtaaccgttctatgattaccTCCTGAGGTGACTGTGTATCAGTAATTTAACTTCTGAggacagaaaagaaagacttggatttatatatgaccacctgacgtctcaaagcactttacagccaatgaagtacttttggagtgtagttactgttgtaatgtaggaaacgcgacagccaacttgcgcacagtaagctcccacaaacagcaatgtgataatgaccagataatgtttttattatgttgacttgagggataaatattggcctcggtttaacgtctcatctgaaagacggcacctctgacagtgcagcactccctcagcactacactgcagtgtcggcctagatttatgtgctcaaccttttgactcggaggcgagtgtgctgtccactgagccatagctgaaagGCTAAGAGTTGGGCCTGCTTTCTTTGGAAAAGAAACTTGGAGCTGGTAAAACTGAAACTTTCAGCAAAAAAACGTTGACAAAGTTGATCCAAGAAATGTTTGCACTATGGTGAAGGGTTCAAAGTTAAATATTAGCAAGCTAGGTGGACGAAGGTAGTCGGGCAGAAGTTTTTAGTATACGAATAATGTTGTGGAATTAGTTATTGGAAAAGGCAATTGAACCAGACAGTCAATAAGCAACTAAACTTGTTTCTGGAGAGATAAGGGGGTAGACCTATCAAAATGGTATACATCTGTTGGGCTTAATGGCCTTTTCCTAAGATCCTTGCCAGTATCTATAGTTCAAATACCGTAATCACTATCTTTACTTAAATTATTTTACTGAAAATTGTTTTTTTTCCTCTTTAAGGTGACCTGACCAAAGTGCTGGTGTTTGGGAAATGGCACGATATTCCACGCAAACAGGTGacctatggtgaccttggtctgacCTACACATATTCAGGAGTGACCCTGGCCCCGAAGCCTTGGCTTCCTGTGCTGGAGAAGATAAGAGACAGAGTCACGCAGGTTACAGGACACATGTTCAACTTTGTGCTGATCAACAGGTGAATATTCAAAGACCacagggaggggtggggatgggatGGGACAAGGGCGCTGTGCTGAAATGACTGATTATCAGGCAGCGTACTGAGGCTTCAATTTGCCATAACGCAGAAGGGCCGGTGGCTGATCCATGCCCACAGTTCCCCTCAGAGTTCCCAATTCGGACCTTGTTGAGGCTGGTTCCTTTTccctggggagggaaagagagaatatCTGaacagaaataaaaagaaaaatttgcatttataaagtgcctttcatgacctcaggatatccagaatgttttacagccaatgaagtacttttggagtgtagtcactgttgtgatgtgggaaaggcagcagccaatttgcgcacagcaagctcccacaaacagcaatgtgataatgacccagataatctgttgattgagggataaatattggccaggacaccggggataactcccctgcttttctttgaaatagtgccatgggatcttttacgtccacctgagagcagatggagcctcagtttaacgtctcaccaaaagacgacaacttgtatttatatagcgttttaacgtagtaaaacgttccaaggtgcttctcgggagtattataaaacaaaaatttgatACTGACCCACATAAATAGaacttagggcagatgaccaaacgcttggtcaaagaggtaggttttaaggattatcttaagggaggaaagagaagtttaggcaggggcttccagagcttggggcctcggcaacagaaggcaggtccaccgatggttgagcgatttataatcagggatgctcaagagggcagaattagaggagcgcagacatctcgggcggcaGTGGGGTGTTGTAGGGTTGAAGGAGATTATAGATAGGGAGAggctttgaaaacaaggttgagaactttgaaattgaggtgttgcttaaccgggagccgatgtaggtcagcgagcacagcccacctgacagtgcagcacaccctcagtcgggcttagatttttgtgctccagtctctggagtgggatttgaacccacaaccttctgactcagaggcgcgagtgctacccactgagccacagctgacactgacctgGGTGCTCTTGCTGCCTGCGACCTGTGCTTTAGAGCCTTGGGCCAAGATTGttaccgtattacaggaaggatgtgattgcactggagagagtacagaggagatttacgaggatgttgcctggagtggcgAATCTAAGctgtgaggatagattggataggctggatttgtttttattggaacagaggaggcttaggggagacctcattgaggtgtataaaattgaggggcctggatatagcagatagaaagggcctatttcccttagcagagaggtcaacaaccagggggcataaatttaaagtaattggtagaaggtttcgagggtattttgaggggaaatttcttcatattgagggttgtgggggtctggaacttactgcctgaaagggtggtagaggcagaaagcctcaccacatttaaaaagtacttggatgtgcacctgaagtgccgtaacctgtaaggttatggacctagagctggaaagtgggattcagctggtagcctctttgttggccggcgcggacacgatgggccgaaatggcctccttccttgctgtaaacttctatgatttcaaCGTGTGGTGTGGAGGCAGACTCCTTCCCTGCCACCTATTTTGCCAACACACTTGGTGGGTAAGGAGTCTCCAGAGTCCTTTAAAAGGGAACTTGGCAAATTCCTGAGAGAAGATGACTTTTTCCAGTTATAAAGGGTAAATTGGGAGTTGGCTACGATTGAGGAGGCATGTGCTATTGGTGACCTGGAGCCTTGTTTGATTACTATAGGAAGTCGGAGAGGAGTTTTCTTCAATTAGTTGCAGGTTGTATTTATCATTCCCAGGAGTTTGTGATTAGGGgtcattgaacagtgtgtgaggttgtGCTGTCTATTGGATGGGGCAGGCCCTGATGGACCTGCTTGGCTTTTCCCATCCCTTTGTCCATTCGCTCACATACAATGGAGTAAAAATATATACTTGACTGTTGTGACAATTGCAGTGGCTATAGTCCCAGTGCCTTGCACTCTGGTTCTGTGGAACCCAGTCTAATTACAACTCTGGTTGCATCCAGCAAGAAACATTAAAGAGAAATGCTGGTCTAAGAGGTAGCAGCACCTTCAGAGAAGAAAAATAACAAACTCGCACTggtatagcatctttcacattctCAAGGTATCCCAAAGCTTTACaggtcacatggctctggttggggtggagtgtagaatgtttagtgcaagggggtgtcgcagttgtgtggggcggattggttgggctgggtactctttacctttccgccattgttcattgttcataggtttatatggaaccttcagggctgctgaccgagggccgtgcagctctttgttggccacgatgggccaaaatggtctcctcctgcgctgtaaatttctaggtttcaaaagccagtgaattactttgaagtatCTATGTTGTTAGACAGGTTAAAGTGACAGCTCTCTTGTGCACACCGCAGGTTTTGATGgccttgattgagggatgaatattgtccaggacaccaggaaaactcccctgctcttttttaatGTTCActtgaacagacaattggcatctagatttaatgtctcatctgaaagacagctctACCAATGCAGCACTCGCTCGGTGCTCCAGTCCTGAAGTGGGGCTTGCCCCTACGATTTTCTGACTCGGTTTGAGAATACTAGCACTGAGCCAAGTTGGCACTTGTAAAATTCCTACTGATTTTGCTGTCAGCCCACGTAATGACCTGGATTTATCGTCCCTTgtggtcagacattggggggagttCAAAGTGCAGTTGGAAGTGCGGCTGGGTGAATCGGAGAGAGGGATTAGATCACATGGTTAAATGGCCTTGATTTCTGACTCTTGAGATGAGTGTTGCCACTTCGCAAAGCTCGTATGAAGTAACCAAAAAAAAAACCCAGtaattggtcatttatttcattactgATGCAGAATGGCTGCCTCATGTGCCTACATAGGGACTGTGGTTCAAAAGCAATTTGCTTTGTGAAACATTTGAGATGTTTCAGTGACCCAATAAAGTGCTGCATAAATGGAAAAAATTCTTTATTTCTTCCAGAAAGACGGAAGAAAATTGATGACTCTTTCCATGAAGCTTTCCCGATGGCTTCAGGGATATAAAGCGATGGAGTTGGAGAGACTCTGGTCCAATCCCTGGTCTGTACAGAGTCAGCTGATTTGGCCAcgagggcagtaggagagctttggcctCTGGGTTAGAGAAGGTTAAACCAAGCCAGGGTGCGCACTCCTGGTCACGAgctgaaaatgtgtgtgtgtgtgtgtgtggacctctgcagtcccccaatgatctatccttagtccctctcctatttctcacctacaggttgccccttggcgacatcatctgaaaacacagcgtcagtttccacatgtatgctgaaggcacccagctctacctcaccaccatctctcctGACCCCTCCGCTGTCTCTGATTTGTCTCaccgcttgtccaacatccagtactggatgagcagaaatttcctccaactaaatattgggaagattgtcttcggtccccgccacaaactgcgttccctagacaCCAACTCCATtcttctccctggcaactgtctgatgcTGGGCCAAACCTTTCGCAACTCTGTtattgtatttgaccccgagatgaacttTTGACCACATCtccaccatcactaagaccgtctatttccacctccgtaacatcgcccatctgctAAAAACCTCAACGTGccctttgttacttccagacttgactaccaacgctctcctggctggcctcccaacttccaccctacagaaacctgagctcatccaaaactctgctgactcGCATCaagtctgttcacccatcacccctgtacattGGCATCTGGTCTCTCAATGGGTCAATATTAAAatccacatccttgttttcaaatccctccatggtctcacccctccctatctctgcaacctcctccagccctacaaccctccaagatctctgcgctcctctgattctggcctcttgcacagcctTGATAttatttgctccaccattggctgccatGCCTTCAGGTGCCTGAGGCCAAAGCTCTGGCATTTTTTCCCTAaacctcgttctccctctctcccctcctttttatgatgttccttgaaacctacctctttgaccaagctactcggtgttaaattttgtttgatcatcatcaataccgcagagagttgttgatgctagttcattggatatattcaagagtgagctcaatatggcccttgcggctaaagggatcaaggggtatggagagaaagcaggaaagaggtactgaggtgaatgatcagccatgatcttactgaatagtggtgcaggctcgaagggctgaatggcctactcctgcacctattttctatgtttctatgcttccactcaaaagtgagttctcaggtggctgaacagtccaatacgggaattacagtctctgtcacaggtgggacaaacagtggttgaaggaaagctgggtggggagtctggtttgccgcacactccttcagctgcctgcgacgagactcgaggtatttgataatgctcctatgaagcaccttgggatgttttgctacgttaatggtgctgtataaatacacggTCCAGCTGGTAGTCCAGATCAGGCTCTCCTATGTTCGAATGACCTGCTGACAGTCATTGTTCAGGATAACACTTGGAAGAATGGCCAATTGTGTTGAGCTATCCAAGGTCTAGAAATTGCTGAGCACCGATATGGAACAGGCATTGCAattttaataataataataataatcatcatcgtcccctcggaatcgaggaagacttccttccactcctgaagtgagtccttgggtggctgaacagtccaatatgagacacacagtccctgtcacaggtgggacagatagtcattgagggaaggggagggtgggactggtttgctgcacgttctttccgctgactgcgcttgatttctgcacgatctcggcgatgagactccaggtgctcagcaccctcccggatgcacttcctccactttggccagggactccgaggtgtcagtggggctgttgcactttatcagggaggctttgagggtgtccttgtaatgtttctgctgcccacttttggctcgtttgccgtgaaggagctccgagtagggcacttgctttggagggggggggggggggtctcgtgtctggcatgccagacatatgtggcctgcccagcagatttAACAGTAGCGAGAGGGTGTATCGCGACCCTGCCCCGGGTGCAAGTTAGTAATTCTTGAACCACTCTTCGCCGCCAGGTACAAAGATGGAAGTGATCACATCGGGGAGCATCGGGACGATGAGAAGGAGCTGGAGCCTCGCAGCCCCATTGCATCCGTATCCTTTGGGGCCTGCCGGGACTTCATCTTCCGCCACGGAGACTCGCGGGGCAAGTGCGCGACGCACCGCCTGGAACCAGTGAAGCTGCTTCTGGGCCACGGCAGCCTGCTGCTGATGAAATACCCGACCAACGTCCACTGGTACCACAGTCTTCCGGCCCGCAGGAAGGTGCTGGCCCCCAGGGTCAACCTGACCTTTCGCAAGGTTCTGCCTCCACCCAAGAACTGAGAGCTTTATCTCCACCgctacccccccactcccccagccaaTGGGGATTGGCGGTAGACGTGGGAAAGAGTTTTTGTTCAGTTTCTGAATGTTTTTTCTCCCCGTTTCTCTTGAAGCTGATGAGTTTAAGTCTACTGCCACCAGCGGTCTTTTTGGTACCTTGGACCAttcttcatagaatcattgaaaatttaccacacaggaggccattcggcccatcatgtccatcccAATCGaaaaagagccacccggcctaattcctccttccagcacttggtccgtagacctgtaggtcacggctctttaagtgcacacccACGGACCTTTTaactgtgatgagggtttctgcctctaccacctttttcaTGTGTCAATCGAGATGGTAATTTGTACAGGGTTTAGTTAAATATTACAGGGCTTCACAGCTCGCAGTCAAAGCCGGCATCCCCCTGAGTTTCGTGCGCTTTGCAGCAGGAGTCAGTGGAAGTGGTACTGAgtgggaaccttggctgattttcctCACCCCACGCCTGCTCCCTCGCTGTATTCCAGCTACACGTAAACCAATTGCAGCATCCCAAATGCTGCCAGAACTGACCCAGCAAAGGTCAAGGGTCAAGCATAGGACTTTCTGCATTTGTAAGACAGAGTCTGTATACTGTGGGGGTCAGTTTTTAAACAAATGAAAGTTGCGTTACATATTTCAAAGAAGAATCTGGTCTCATTACCCATCTATTTTCTAGAATGCTGTAATGGATGGGCACTTTTTTAAATTGTTCCTTCTGATGTGAACAACAATAACAGGATAACGTGGACAGGCATCAGTTACAAATGGTTTTCTTGCAAGGCATGCAATGTCTCTGGGAGGGTGTGTGATAACAttttcggggggggtggggggggctccaCTAATACAGCAAATAGAAATATACCTATAGGTAACGATTCTACATTGTGACAGATTTATGCTTGCAACCCTTGCCAAGTTTATTAAATACATAGCAACTCTCAGTACAGCAATGGAAGTACATTTGTAGCAACAATTTCTGTAGCATAGTTGGTAGGgagtaagtttgtgtgtgtgtgtgtgtgtgtgtagttctGGCAGCATTTGGGATGCTGCAATTGGTTTACGTGTAGCTGGAATACAGCTAGGGAGCAGGCGTGGGGTGaggaaaatcagccaaggttcccacTCAGTACCACTTCCACTGACTCCTGCTGCAAAGCGCACGAAACTCAGGGGGATGCCGGCTTTGACTGCAAGCTGTGAAGCCCTGTAATATTTAACTAAACCCTGTTGTAACATTTGTCACTTGTCTATCCAATCTTGCTTCTTGCCCATGTCagcttttcccattataaatttctatgtaaacttgtcacactaacACCCAGTGGCCAGGAGTGGTGCTGCACAATGTTCCCCATAAGGTGTGCTGTCATGCAGCTCTCTGCCAGTCCTGTGCAGCCCAGGGCTGGCCTTTTCAATGTAAAGTTTTGTGCATGTGTGAAACCTTGAATGGGCTGCCCAGCTCCTTTTTAAAGGGACAGTGCACCCAAAAataaataagagggaacattggtgctgTAGTACCTTCAGTTTTGCATCACTGAGCTTCTTAGCAGAGAAACTCTTGTGCTCTGACCAATTCTACTTCTCCTCCTGCTTCATTATAATCAACATTGGGCCTGCACTTATTCCAGGTACAAGGtcggttacaaaagcaaaatactgtagatgctagaatctgaaattaaaaactggaaatactcaggtcaggctgcatctgtggcgagagaaacagtgcTAACGCTTTGGGTCCATGAGCCTTCATCagactagaaaaagttagagatgtaacagatttaagcaagtttaggggaaggggggaaaggaggaaggaggaagggtggggggggggaagatggaaggaggaaaggggaggggaaggggggaaggaaagaataaaagggaaggtctgtgatagggtggaaggcaggagagattaagagggagaaagggatgatggtgcaagccaaaaggagatggtaatggggcaagttaagaaacattagatgagtctagatagggtgtaaatggagatggcagaatcatccacAGCTACTGTTGGAAAGAGGAAGAAATGGGGGCGGGGTTATGGTGATGAGGTCAGTGAAGAGAACCCTGGGAAATCCTAGGGCAACACAATCGGGGTGGATACAACAGGCCTCTGCCCCTTTC encodes the following:
- the alkbh2 gene encoding DNA oxidative demethylase ALKBH2, producing MDKFVIKQWKNSENHKSERCEIKWQMEKDLVNSGDEGAESPRKKLKSDTGGGAATEPLPLLAEQEAVRGAEYSWRRIRAEGLDCDYTKLFTKSEADEIFVQLEKELEYFSGDLTKVLVFGKWHDIPRKQVTYGDLGLTYTYSGVTLAPKPWLPVLEKIRDRVTQVTGHMFNFVLINRYKDGSDHIGEHRDDEKELEPRSPIASVSFGACRDFIFRHGDSRGKCATHRLEPVKLLLGHGSLLLMKYPTNVHWYHSLPARRKVLAPRVNLTFRKVLPPPKN